The Bacteroidales bacterium genome includes a region encoding these proteins:
- a CDS encoding molybdopterin-binding protein encodes MKEIKILSVNLKNEKGIKHPVKEIEFTEKGIKGDVHSTANGKISIIDSDHIELFKKITGTKDIKFGEFKEDLTVSGIGKTKIIPFDKFKIGNAELEVTQIGKPFHDKFKELGNYVMPRTGIFCRINKAGKVKAGDIMQYIPKTYKALIITLSDRASKGVYKDKSGPAVYMQLTDLFDKKELPHKIETKIIPDDADKLKELIKQAAKEKYDVIITTGGTGIGKRDITVETVQPMLNKEIPGIMEHIRYKYGSIKPNALLSRGVAGTIDESLIYTLPGSIKAVNEYMTEILKTLHHLFYMLRGVDVH; translated from the coding sequence ATGAAAGAAATAAAAATACTTTCCGTAAACCTTAAAAACGAAAAAGGAATAAAACACCCGGTTAAAGAAATTGAATTTACTGAAAAAGGTATTAAAGGTGATGTTCATTCAACTGCAAATGGCAAAATAAGCATAATAGACAGCGACCATATTGAATTATTCAAAAAAATAACCGGCACAAAAGATATAAAATTCGGAGAATTTAAGGAAGACTTAACCGTTTCCGGAATCGGAAAAACTAAAATTATTCCTTTCGATAAATTTAAAATCGGAAATGCCGAGTTAGAAGTTACACAAATCGGGAAACCCTTTCATGATAAATTTAAAGAACTCGGAAATTATGTAATGCCTCGCACAGGAATTTTTTGCAGAATAAACAAAGCCGGAAAAGTAAAAGCCGGAGACATAATGCAATATATTCCTAAAACATATAAAGCTCTTATTATTACTTTAAGCGACCGAGCAAGCAAAGGAGTATATAAAGACAAAAGCGGTCCTGCTGTTTATATGCAATTAACCGACCTTTTCGACAAAAAAGAGCTTCCGCATAAAATTGAGACAAAAATAATTCCTGATGATGCAGATAAACTGAAAGAATTAATTAAACAGGCTGCAAAAGAAAAATACGATGTAATTATTACAACCGGAGGAACAGGAATAGGCAAAAGAGACATAACCGTTGAAACCGTTCAACCCATGCTCAATAAAGAAATTCCCGGAATAATGGAACATATTCGTTATAAATACGGTTCAATAAAACCAAATGCTCTTTTAAGCAGAGGTGTTGCAGGAACAATTGACGAAAGTTTGATATATACTCTTCCCGGCAGCATAAAAGCCGTCAACGAATATATGACCGAAATATTAAAAACCTTGCATCATTTATTTTATATGCTGCGTGGGGTTGATGTACATTAA